GCGCGGGCGATCCGGTCGAGGCGGTGGTAGGCGCCGACCGTCACCTGCGCCGGAAGGTAGGCGCGCAGGGTCGCCATCCCGTCGATCTCGGGAGTGACCCACACCGCGCGGTCGTCTCGCGCGCGGGCGTGCCGGACGGTGAGGGGCTGGTCGTGCAGCTGCTCCCGCCACAGGGCCAGGGAGCGCCGCAGTTGCGTCGGGGTCATGGCGAGTGCTGCTTCGGCTGCGCGTTCATCGAGCGCGGCGCGCGACTCGGTGGGGAGGGTGGCGGCGGTCGCGCAGATCAGCTCGCCGGACTCCCAGAGGATCAGCGCGTCCGCGAGCGCTGCGCGGGTGCGGGGGAGGTCCTCGACGAGCAGTTGCGCGTGCTCGATCCGCCGTGCCACGGCCCGTTCGGAGGTGCCCATGGCGACAGCGAGCTCGGCACGGATCGAGCGCTCCGCGAGATCGTTCGCCTCGCTCCGCGACAGTCGCAGCCCGCGCGCGAACGACTCCGGCGACTCGAGCGCCCGACGGTGCCCCGCGTACAGCCGCTCGGCCGTGGCGAGGCGGCGCGGCGCGATCGAGCGGTCCTCGCCCGCGACCTCGTCGCCGCACTCGCGCACCTCCGCGAGCACCGCCTCCGCCGTTCCGATCGTCTCCATGCCCGAAGTCAACCAGCGGCTATCGACGTTCGCTCACGTCAGCGCACCCCTCGGGGGCGACCCGCCGGAGAACTCGCCCTGTGGAGGACGACCGGGCGGTTCTCGGCCGCGGCTCGCGGCGGCCGGGCAACGGCCGGCACCGCAGCCGCCGAACGCGCCCTCACACCCGCGGGAATCCCCGGTGCGAGCGCCGCAGCGTCAGCTGGGTCGGCAGCACGATCTGCTCGAGGCCGCCGTCGAGGGAGTCGATGCGGCGCAGCGCCAGCGTCGCCGCCATCCGGCCCATCTCCTGCGGGCTGTGCGAGACGACCGAGACGCCGAGGGGCTCGGCGAGCTCGAAGTCGTCGAAGCCGATCAGGGCGGTCGTGCCGCCCTCGCGCTGGATCGCGCGGAAGGCTCCGAAGGTGGCGCGGTTGTTGCCGGCGAGGATCGAGTCGGGCGGGGAGGCGAGGCGGAGGAGGGCGGTCGTGGCCGCGTCGGCCGCCTCGATCGTGGCGGCGTCGTCGCTGACGAGGGCCGCGTCCTGCTCGAGGCCGCGGATCACGAGGGCGTCGTGGTAGCCGAGGCGGCGCTCGCGGTGGGTGTACAGGTGGCTCGAGCTGCCGACGAAGCCGATGCGGGTGTAGCCGGCGTCCGCGAGGGCCAGGGTCGCCGAGCGGGCGCCTCCGCGGTTGTCGAAGACGACGGAGTCGCTGGCCGCGTTGGAGAGCGGGCGGTCGACCGCGACGATGGGCGTGCCGAGCTGGCGCTCGCCCTCGAGGTAGGAGTGGTCGTCGGCGATGGGGACGAGCAGCAGTGCCGAGACGCGGCGCTCGAGCATGCTGTCGACGGTGGGGCGCTCGCGGCTCTCCTCGTCTCCGGAGGCGGCCATCACCAGGGTGAAGCCGCGCTCGGCGGTCGCCGCGCTCACGCCCATCGCGACCTGCGAGTAGAAGGGGTTCGTCAGATCGCCCATCACGAAGGCGACGGCGGTGGCGGGGCGGCCCTGTCGCAGCTCGCGCGCCATCGCATTGGGGCGGAAGCGCAGGGCGCCGGAGGCCTGCAGCACGCGCGCGCGGGTGCTCGCCTTGACGTTCGGCGAGTTGTTGAGCGCGCGGGACGCGGTCTTGATGCTGACGCCGGCGAGGCGGGCGACATCGGCCACCGTGGCCCGGCCCGCAGCGCCGACCGGATCGGGGATGTCCACGTCAGTCATAGGGAGATCGTACGGCCGCGGGGTGCCCCTCCGCGGCCCGGAGTGACGCGCCGAGCGCGCCGCGTCCAATCTTGACAACGTGGGACATGAGCCCTTTACTGAGGGAGCCCGCGCAGCTTCGAGGACGTCCGTCCGGGGTCGACTCGTCTGCGCACGGGGCGTCCGAGAAGGGGAGAGCTGATGCTCGCTGGCATCGAGACCGGTGGCACGAAGGTCGTCTGCGGTGTCGTGGACGAGTCCGCGCCGACCGAGCTGGTCATGACCCGCCGCTTCCCGACGACGACTCCGAGCGAGACCATCGCGCGGATCGTCGAGTTCGTGCAGGACGCCGACCGCGAGCTCGGCGTCGACGCCGTGGGCATCGCCTCCTTCGGCCCGGTCAACGTCGACCCGGCGCGCCCGCGCTACGGCTGGATCACCGGCACCTCGAAGCCGGGCTGGGCCAACACGAAGCTGCTCGAGCGCCTCGCCGCGCACGTGAGCCAGCCGCTCGCCCTCGTCAGCGACGTCTCCGGGGCGGCGCTCGGCGAGCAGCGCTGGGGCGCGGGCCGCGATGTCGGCTCGCTCGCCTACGCCACCTTCGGCACCGGAGTCGGCATCGGCGTGGTCATCGACGGCCGCGTCCTGCACAGCAACGGCGCTCCGGAGGTGGGGCACCTCCTCGTCCGCCGCCACCCGGCCGACGACTTCCCGGGCAGCTGCCCGTTCCACGGCGACTGCCTCGAGGGGCTCGCGGCCGGCCCGTCGGTGCTCGCGCGCTGGGGCGCCGACTCGTCGCACCTGCCCTCGCGCGTCGAGCGGGAGGCGTTCGAGATCCTCGGCTACTACGTCGCGCAGGCGGTCGCCGCCATCTCGTACAGCACGGGCGTCGAGCGGGTCGCCGTCGGCGGCGGGGTCGTCAAGGCCCCGGGGCTGCTCGACGAGGCGCGCCGCCAGCTCACGGTCGTCACCGGCGGACCGCTGGCGGGGCACCCGATCGCGGCCGACCCGTGGGACTTCATGGTGCCTCCGGAGCTCGGCGACCGCTCGGGAGTGCTCGGCGCGGTCGCTGCCGCCCAGCTCCTCGCCGCCCCCACCGCGCTGGCCTGATGGATCCGGCGGAGGCGCTCCTCGCCCACCCCGCGCTCCGCGCCTTCGTCGAGAGCGTCGTCCCCGCCGACGAGCACCCGTCGGCCTGGGAGGTCGGGGCGCCGGAGTTCCTGCGGGCGATGCTCACGGGCGAGCGCCGGGATCTCGCGGAGCCGGCGCTCGCCGCACTCGAGGCCGGCTCGGACGACGAGGCCCTCGCCCAGCTCGCCGACCTCGTGATCCAGGGCTACTACGGCGACCCCGGCAACGGCGGCAACCGCGACGGCGCCTCGTGGTCGATGATCGGCTACCGCCCGCGGCCCGAGGGAACGCAGTGGCCCCGGCTGACCGAGTCGGCCGCGCCCGTGACGGCGTGGAGCGACGTGCGGCCGCACTACGACGCGGTGGTCGTCGGCGCGGGAGCGGGCGGCGGAGTCGCGGCCTGCGTCCTCGCCGAGGCGGGCCTGCGCGTGCTGCTGGTCGAGCGGGGGAGCTGGCTCGCCGCCTCCGCTCTGCCGGTCGACCACCTCCGCAGCCAGCGCCTCTCGCTCGGCTACGAGACCCGCGTCGACCCGCCGTCGGCGGGGCACCCGCGCGTGGTGCCGACGCCGGGAGGCGCCGCGACGACGCTGCTCGCGACCGACCCGCGCTGGGGCAACAACGCGCTGACCGTCGGCGGAGGCACGCGCGTCTACGGTGCGCAGGCCTGGCGCTTCTGCCCCGAGGACTTCGCCATGGCGTCGACCTACGGGGTGCCGGAGGGCAGCTCGCTGGCCGACTGGCCCCTCGCCTACGACGATCTCGAGGCCGACTACGACCGGGCCGAGTGGGAGCTCGGGGTGTCGGGCGACGCCGCCGGAGACGCGACAGCCGGCCCGCGGCGGCGCGGCTACCCGATGCCGCCGTTCCCGCACGCGCTCGACTCCGCGCGCCTGGCCGCGGGTGCCGCGGCGCTCGGGCTCGGCACCACGGACGTGCCGCTGCTGATCAACACGACCCCCTACAACGGGCGCGGGGCGTGCATCCGCTGCGCGAGCTGCGTCGGCTTCGCGTGCCCGGGTGAGTTCAAGACCGACACCCGCAACACGGTGATCCCGCGCGCCGTCGCGACCGGGCGGTGCGATGTGCTGACCGGCGCGCAGGTGGCGCGGGTGCTGACGGACGCCGACGGCCGGGTCGCCGGGGTGCGCATCGTGGGGGAGCGGACGCTCGAGGTGTCGGCCGACGACGTGGTGCTCGCGGCCGGTGCCGTCGAGACCGCGCGGCTGCTCCTGAACAGCGCGAGCGCCTCCGAGCCCGCGGGCCTGGGGAACCGGCACGACCAGGTCGGCCGGCATCTGCAGTCGCACGTGTACGCGGGCGCCTGGGGGCTCTTCGACGAGCCCGTGCGGGACAGCGTGGGCCCCGGCCCCGGCATCGCCACGACGGATCACCGCCACGCGAACCCCGGGATCATCGGCGGCGCGATGCTCGCGAACGACTTCGTGCCCACTCCTCTGTCTCTGTACTACTCGGCGGTCGGCCTCGGCCTGGTCCCCCGGCACGGCGCGGAGTCGAAGCGGGCGATGCGCGAGCTGTTCCCGCGGCTGCTGGTCGTGATGGGCCCGGTCCAGGAGGTGCCGTCGCCGGAGTCGCGGGTCACGGTCGACCCGTCGGTGCTCGACCGCTGGGGCCTTCCCGCCGCGCGCCTGTCGGGAGGCGTCCACCCCGAGGACCTGCGCACCGCGGACTTCGCGGCCGACCGCGCCGTCGACTGGCTGCGCGCGAGCGGCGCCGCGTCGACCTACCGCCTCCGCCACCTGCCCGACGCCGGCCCGAGCCGCGGCCAGCACCAGGCGGGCACCTGCCGGATGGGCCTCGATCCGGCGACCTCGGTCACCGACCGCTGGGGCCGCGTCTGGGGCCACGACAACCTCACGATCGCCGACGCCTCGCTGCACGTCACGAACGGTGGCGTGAATCCGGTGCTGACGGTGCTGGCGCTGGCCTACCGCGTGGCGGGGCGGCTGGCGGAGGAGCGGGGCGGGGTGCGCTGAGGCTCGCGCCTCTACGGACGCTGCTCGGTGGCGGCCCTGGCGGTCTGCGTGGCGAGCTTGCCTCCGCTCACCTCGAGCAGGGTGCCGGTGATGTAGCCCGCGAAGTCGCTGGCCACGAACCGCAGCAGATCGGCGATGTCCTGGGCCTCGCCCCAGCGGCGCACCGCCAGCATGTCCAGCTTCTCGGCCTGGCCCTCCTCCGACAGCTCGGCGAACCCGTTCATCGCGGTGGGGACCATGCCGGGGGCGTAGGAGTTGGCGGTGATGTTCCAGGGGCCCGCTTCGCCGGCGAGGGTCCGAGTGAACTGGACCACCGCCGCCTTGGAGGCGGCGTAGGCCGCGCCGCCGACGCTGGGGACGATCGCCGCGAAGGACGCGGCGTTGATGATCCGCCCCCGCCGCTGCCGCTTCATCACGGGGAGCACCGCCTTGCAGGTGGTGAAGGTGCCGCGCACGTTGACCTCGAAGCACCGGTCCCACGAGTCGACGTCGAGGTCCTCGATCAGGCCCACGACGTTCACCCCGGCGTTGTTGATCAGCGTGTCGATACGGCCGAAGCGGGAGACGACGTCGTCCATCACGCGCTCGACCGCGGCCGCGTCGCGCACGTCGCAGACGTACTGAGCGCTCGCGAGGCCGCGAGCGTCGAGGTGGGCGCCGACGTCCCGGAGGAGCGGCTCGGCGACGTCGAGCAGGACGACCGTCGCCCCGTCCTCGGCGAACGACTCGGCGATGACGCGGCCGATGCCCTGGCCCGCGCCCGTGACGACCACCACGTGGCCGGTGAAATCGATCAGCACTGGATCCTCTTCTCGTCGGGTTCAAAACATACTTGATGGCAGAATCGAGTCGACAAGTCATTCTCGTGAACGGAGCACCATGCCACTCCCCGACTCTCGTCCCGTTCTGTGGGTGACCGGCGCCGGCAGCGGAATGGGCCGTGCGATCGCCGTCTCGGCGGCGCGGCACGGACATCGCGTGGCGCTGAGCGGTCGCCGCCCCGAGATGCTCCGGGAGACCGCGGACGCCGTGGAGTCCGTCGGCGGCGAGTTCCTGATCGCGCCGATGGATGTGGCCGAGCCCTCCGAGCCCCGGGCGGTGCACCGGGACATCGTCCGGGCCTGGGGGCCCGTGACGAGGCTGGTCGCCTCCGCCGGCCTCAATCGTCCCGACCGCTACTGGCGCGACCAGTCGATGACGGAGTTCGCCTCCGTCGTCGAGACGAACCTGACCGGCTGCGCCCGCGTCGTCGACGCCGTCCTCCCGGGGATGCGCGAGGCCGGCGACGGCGTCATCGTCCTCGTCTCCTCGGTCGCCGGATGGCAGTTCTCCCCGGACGCCGGCGTCGCCTACAGCGCCAGCAAGACCGCGCTGTCGTCGCTGACGCGCACGCTGAACGCGCAGGAGAAGCGCCACGGCATCCGCGCGTGCTGCCTCTGCCCCGGCGACGTGGACACCGCGTTCCTCGCGCAGCGCCCGATCGTCCCCGATGACGAGGCTCGCGGATCGATGCTGACTCCCGACGACATCGCGGCCGCGGCTCAGTTCGTCCTCGACAGCCCTCCGCACGTCTGCATCGACGAGCTCGTGATCACGCCCGTGACATCGTGACGGCACGCACGCTCGGAGGGTCCGCGTGACGCGCCTGCTCGCACTCGCGCCCGTCGTCAAGGGTGGCAGCAGCTCCTCGCAGCTGAACGATCAGCTCGGCTCCGCCATCTGCGACGGACGGCTCCCCGAGGGCACGGTCATGACGGTGGACGAGATCGAGGTGGCGACGGCGACATCGCGCAGCGTGGTCCGCGAGGTCGCTCGAGGGCTCGCCTCGATGGGCCTGCTCGAGGCGCGCCGGCGGGTCGGCCTCCGGGTCCTCCCCGAGACGTCCTGGAACCTCTTCGACTCGCAGATCATCCGCTGGCGTCTGCGGTCGCCGCAGCGCGAGACCCACCTCCGGACCCTCGGCGAGATGCGCCTCGCCGTCGAGCCCGAGGCCGCTCGTCTCGCGGCCTCCCGGCGTACGCCGCACGAGGCGGCGGCCGTCGTGAGCGCCTCGGCCCGGCTGTGGAGCGCCGGATCGACGGCCGACGCCGATCCCGAGGCTCTCCTGCGCGAGGACGTGGCGCTGCACGGACTCATCCTCCGGGCGTCCGGCAACCCGATGTTCGCGCAGATCTCCTCCGTCATCCACGAGACGCTGCACGAGCGCACCCTGCACGGACTCGGCCTGCACGGGTTCGACGCCCAGGACCTCCAGCTGCACATGGACCTCGCGACTCACATCCAGAGGAGCGATGCGCGCGCGGCGAGCGACGCGATGCGCGCGATCATCGAGCGGACCCAGTAGCGACGCGCCTCACACCGGGAAGCGGCTGCCGACCAGGGCCTCCGAGACCTCCCAGAGGCGGCGGGCGTCGTCGGGGCGGCGCATCGGTGCCCAGAGCGGGCGGAGTGCCGCCGGGCCGGCGATCAGGCGGGTCGGTCCCGAGAAGCTCCCGCCCTCCGGGGTGATCGCGGCGAGGAGGGCGGGCTGCGCGGCGCTCTGGACCGTGCCGGTGATCCCGACCCGCGAGAGCAGCTCGATCAGGCCGCGGCCGCTCACCTGCTGCGGGCGGCCGAGTCCGGGCTGCGCCGCGAGGAGGTTCGTCGGCGAGATACCGGGGTGCGCGAGGGTGCTCGTGACGCCCCAGCCGGCCGCCCTGCTCCGGCTGTCGAGCTCGAGGGCGAAGAGGGCGACGGCGATCTTCGACTGCACGTACGACCTCATCACGTCGTAGCGGCGCTCGCCGTTCAGGTCGTCCCAGTCGATCGAGCCGCCGTGGGCGGCGATGCTCGTCTGGTGCACGACGCGGGCGTGCTCGAGGAGCGGCATCAGACCCAGCGTCAGTGCGAAGTGGCCGACGTGGTTGGTGCCGAACTGCAGCTCGAAGCCGTCCTCGGTGACCTGGCGCTGGGGCGGCTGCATCACTCCCGCGTTGTTGACGAGGAGATCGAGCGGGCGCCCCTCCTCTACGAGGCTCTCGGCGAGCGCGGTGACCGAGCGGAGGGAGGAGAGGTCGAGCGGGCGCGTGCTCACCGCGGCGCCGGGGATCGCACGGCGGATCGACTCCACCGCGGCCTCGCCCTTGGCGGCGGAGCGGACGGGCAGGACGATCTCGGCTCCTGCGGCGGCGAGGCGGGTGGCGATCACCCGGCCGATGCCGTCGCTGGCGCCGGTGACGACGGCGAGCCGTCCGGTGAGATCGGGGAGGGGGGTGCTGCGTGCCATGGGGGCTCCTCTGGTCGGTGTGCTCTCCATGCTCGGGCGGCGCGCGAGGCGGAGGCAGGGCCTCCCGATCCACGGCTGCGCGATCCACGGCTGCGCGATCCACGGCTGCGCGATCCGCGCCTCAGACCAGCGAGCCGACCACCGCGAGCAGCTCAAGCTTCTCGGCGCTCTCACTGCCGGGGACCGCCGTGTAGACGAGGAGCCGGTGCGACTGCTCCGGGTCGAGGAGGGTCTGGCACTCGAGCTCGAGCAGGCCGACGGACGGATGCACGAAGCGTTTGGTCGCCGGCGGCCGCAGCCCCGCCTCGTGCTCGGCCCACAGCGCGCGGAACTCGCCGCTTCGCGACGCGACGAGATCGACGAGACCCGCCGCACGGGAGCCCGGACCGCGGAGGGTCGCGATCTCGCGCAGTCCCGCGACGAACACCCGCGAGAGCTGCGGGCGGTCCTCCTCCGGATACGCCTCCCTCGCCGCCGGATCGGTGAACCAGCGGTAGCCGATGCTGCGCGACGGGCCGGTGCGCAGGGACGCGTCGCCCAGGAGCGTCGCGCCGAGCGGGCTCTGCCGCAGCGTCTCGCCGAGCTCGGTGATGATCTCGGCCGGAGTGTCGTGCAGGCGGTCGAGGATGCGGAGCAGTCCCGGCGCGATGTGGTCGCCGGCGACCCCGCGCGCGGGCGGGGTGTGGCCGGCGAGCCGGAAGACGTGGTCGCGCTCGCCGAGCGAGAGGTGCAGGCCCTGCGCGATGGACGCGATCATCTGCTCCGACGGCTGCGGCCCCGTGCCCCGTTCGAGCCGGGCGTAGTAGTCGGTCGACATGTGGGAGAGGGCGGCAGCCTCCTCGCGGCGCAGGCCCGCGGTGCGGCGGCGCGGGCCGCGGGTGAGCCCGACGTCCTCGGGCTGCAGCGCCTCCCGGCGGCGCCGGAGGAACGTCGCCAGTCCGTCGCGATCGATCACGGGGCCGCCTCTCGTCGGAGACTCCGTTC
The genomic region above belongs to Rathayibacter sp. VKM Ac-2759 and contains:
- a CDS encoding SDR family NAD(P)-dependent oxidoreductase, which encodes MLIDFTGHVVVVTGAGQGIGRVIAESFAEDGATVVLLDVAEPLLRDVGAHLDARGLASAQYVCDVRDAAAVERVMDDVVSRFGRIDTLINNAGVNVVGLIEDLDVDSWDRCFEVNVRGTFTTCKAVLPVMKRQRRGRIINAASFAAIVPSVGGAAYAASKAAVVQFTRTLAGEAGPWNITANSYAPGMVPTAMNGFAELSEEGQAEKLDMLAVRRWGEAQDIADLLRFVASDFAGYITGTLLEVSGGKLATQTARAATEQRP
- a CDS encoding FCD domain-containing protein, producing MTRLLALAPVVKGGSSSSQLNDQLGSAICDGRLPEGTVMTVDEIEVATATSRSVVREVARGLASMGLLEARRRVGLRVLPETSWNLFDSQIIRWRLRSPQRETHLRTLGEMRLAVEPEAARLAASRRTPHEAAAVVSASARLWSAGSTADADPEALLREDVALHGLILRASGNPMFAQISSVIHETLHERTLHGLGLHGFDAQDLQLHMDLATHIQRSDARAASDAMRAIIERTQ
- a CDS encoding SDR family oxidoreductase; this translates as MPLPDSRPVLWVTGAGSGMGRAIAVSAARHGHRVALSGRRPEMLRETADAVESVGGEFLIAPMDVAEPSEPRAVHRDIVRAWGPVTRLVASAGLNRPDRYWRDQSMTEFASVVETNLTGCARVVDAVLPGMREAGDGVIVLVSSVAGWQFSPDAGVAYSASKTALSSLTRTLNAQEKRHGIRACCLCPGDVDTAFLAQRPIVPDDEARGSMLTPDDIAAAAQFVLDSPPHVCIDELVITPVTS
- a CDS encoding SDR family oxidoreductase codes for the protein MARSTPLPDLTGRLAVVTGASDGIGRVIATRLAAAGAEIVLPVRSAAKGEAAVESIRRAIPGAAVSTRPLDLSSLRSVTALAESLVEEGRPLDLLVNNAGVMQPPQRQVTEDGFELQFGTNHVGHFALTLGLMPLLEHARVVHQTSIAAHGGSIDWDDLNGERRYDVMRSYVQSKIAVALFALELDSRSRAAGWGVTSTLAHPGISPTNLLAAQPGLGRPQQVSGRGLIELLSRVGITGTVQSAAQPALLAAITPEGGSFSGPTRLIAGPAALRPLWAPMRRPDDARRLWEVSEALVGSRFPV
- a CDS encoding GMC oxidoreductase, producing MDPAEALLAHPALRAFVESVVPADEHPSAWEVGAPEFLRAMLTGERRDLAEPALAALEAGSDDEALAQLADLVIQGYYGDPGNGGNRDGASWSMIGYRPRPEGTQWPRLTESAAPVTAWSDVRPHYDAVVVGAGAGGGVAACVLAEAGLRVLLVERGSWLAASALPVDHLRSQRLSLGYETRVDPPSAGHPRVVPTPGGAATTLLATDPRWGNNALTVGGGTRVYGAQAWRFCPEDFAMASTYGVPEGSSLADWPLAYDDLEADYDRAEWELGVSGDAAGDATAGPRRRGYPMPPFPHALDSARLAAGAAALGLGTTDVPLLINTTPYNGRGACIRCASCVGFACPGEFKTDTRNTVIPRAVATGRCDVLTGAQVARVLTDADGRVAGVRIVGERTLEVSADDVVLAAGAVETARLLLNSASASEPAGLGNRHDQVGRHLQSHVYAGAWGLFDEPVRDSVGPGPGIATTDHRHANPGIIGGAMLANDFVPTPLSLYYSAVGLGLVPRHGAESKRAMRELFPRLLVVMGPVQEVPSPESRVTVDPSVLDRWGLPAARLSGGVHPEDLRTADFAADRAVDWLRASGAASTYRLRHLPDAGPSRGQHQAGTCRMGLDPATSVTDRWGRVWGHDNLTIADASLHVTNGGVNPVLTVLALAYRVAGRLAEERGGVR
- a CDS encoding LacI family DNA-binding transcriptional regulator translates to MTDVDIPDPVGAAGRATVADVARLAGVSIKTASRALNNSPNVKASTRARVLQASGALRFRPNAMARELRQGRPATAVAFVMGDLTNPFYSQVAMGVSAATAERGFTLVMAASGDEESRERPTVDSMLERRVSALLLVPIADDHSYLEGERQLGTPIVAVDRPLSNAASDSVVFDNRGGARSATLALADAGYTRIGFVGSSSHLYTHRERRLGYHDALVIRGLEQDAALVSDDAATIEAADAATTALLRLASPPDSILAGNNRATFGAFRAIQREGGTTALIGFDDFELAEPLGVSVVSHSPQEMGRMAATLALRRIDSLDGGLEQIVLPTQLTLRRSHRGFPRV
- a CDS encoding helix-turn-helix transcriptional regulator codes for the protein MIDRDGLATFLRRRREALQPEDVGLTRGPRRRTAGLRREEAAALSHMSTDYYARLERGTGPQPSEQMIASIAQGLHLSLGERDHVFRLAGHTPPARGVAGDHIAPGLLRILDRLHDTPAEIITELGETLRQSPLGATLLGDASLRTGPSRSIGYRWFTDPAAREAYPEEDRPQLSRVFVAGLREIATLRGPGSRAAGLVDLVASRSGEFRALWAEHEAGLRPPATKRFVHPSVGLLELECQTLLDPEQSHRLLVYTAVPGSESAEKLELLAVVGSLV
- a CDS encoding ROK family protein, whose translation is MLAGIETGGTKVVCGVVDESAPTELVMTRRFPTTTPSETIARIVEFVQDADRELGVDAVGIASFGPVNVDPARPRYGWITGTSKPGWANTKLLERLAAHVSQPLALVSDVSGAALGEQRWGAGRDVGSLAYATFGTGVGIGVVIDGRVLHSNGAPEVGHLLVRRHPADDFPGSCPFHGDCLEGLAAGPSVLARWGADSSHLPSRVEREAFEILGYYVAQAVAAISYSTGVERVAVGGGVVKAPGLLDEARRQLTVVTGGPLAGHPIAADPWDFMVPPELGDRSGVLGAVAAAQLLAAPTALA